The DNA segment GCCGGCCGGCATAGGCGATCGCCGGCAAAGCGATCAGCGCCGAGGCCCAGTGCAGCAGACTGCGCGTCGCCTCGCCCATCCCGGCATCGCCGGCGGCCCAGATGCCCACCGACAGCAGCATCACATTGCCGGCGGCAAATCCCGCCACCGCCATCGCGCGGATCAGGCCCCGCGCCTCGACATCGTCGGCCGCTTCCATGCGCCCGGCATCATAGGGCAGCAGGCGATAGCCCAGCCGCACCGCCGGCATCACCAGCCGGTCGGCCAGTTCGGGCGCACCATCCCAGGACACGCGCAGCCGGCGGGTGGTCATGTTCATCCGCGCGGCGGCCACCCGATCGTCGGCGGCGATCGCGCGTTCGATCAACTGCACGCAGGCCGCGCATTGCAGGCCGTCGACCATCAGATCCAGGCTGTTGCGGCCGCGATCATCGGTGCGGACATGGCCCGCCAGTTCCGCCATCGCCTCGTCCGGTCGCGGCGGCCGGGCGGCGGGATCGAGTGTCCGGCGGGCATAAACCCCGTCCAGTCCCAACTCGCGGACCAGATCGGCAGCGGCGGCACAACCGGTGCAGCAGAACCGCGCACCACCGGCGCCGGCGGTGCCCCGGCCGATCACCGGCTGCCCGCAATGGGCGCAGGCGACCGCGACCGCGTCGTCGCGGCCGATACCGGTTGCGGTCATGCTCATCGCGCCATCACTCCCTGTCGGACGGGGCCGTACCGGCTGGTGCGGCATCGGCCGGATCGATCCACAGCCGCTGGGTCGAAATGTGGCGATCCCTGCCCGCCGTGACAATGACATGCAGATCCCATTGACCGGCGCGGACCGCCGGCCCGACCAGCCGCCAGTCGCCGGCACCCGCGCCGACCTGCGGCACCGCCAGCAGCGGCACGTGTTCGCCGTCGATCGGCCGTTGCAGTCGGGCATCGATCACCGGATCGACCAGCGGCCCGTCACGGCCCGCCAGGGTCAGCGCGATATCGGTCTCGTTCGCCGGCGCACCCGGCTCGACCCGAGCGGCCACCGTCCAGCCCAGGGCGGCCTGCGCCTCGGACGCGGCGATCAGCTTGTCATAGGCAAGCCCGCGTTCGAACGGCTTTTCAACCACCACCCCGGTAAAGCCGTCCAGGGCATTGACGATCAGGGTGGTGTTCACGGCCAGCACCACCAGGAACCCGCCGACGAAGACATAGGGGATCCAGCCGCTGCGGCGGGACGGCGCGGTCGCGGTGGTGCCGTTCGGGGCTGCCGGGCGAAGGCTGTCAGCAGTGCGGGCCATGGACGGATCTCCGGAAGACGGGCGGCAAGGGCGGCGTGATCTGCCCGATCAGGGCATCTGCACCGGGGCGACGCTGTTGCTGCGCTGGGTGCGGTCAGCCCCCGATGGCGGGGCGACGAACATAGTGTCGACATGGGCTTCCTCGCCCGTGGTCTGATTGCGCACCGTCACATGCAGCGGCGTCTGTTCCTCAGGGATGATGGCACGCGGCATCGACACGAACATCCTGAGCGAGCCGACACCATCGCCACGCACCTCGACATCATCGGCCGGCAGTTCCTGGCCATCGGCCAGATGCACCGTCGCCTTCAGTCCCTCGGGCCCGTCGACCATCACCGCGAAGCTCGCGGGCTCAACCCGGCGGTTGGTGATCTTCAGGGTATAGCCATTGCGGATCGAACCGTCGGACAGGGTGACGAACAGGGGCGCGCGGTCACGGATCAGGGTGGTGTCGACCCGGGTGCGGGTCAGAAGCTGGGCCAGCATCACCGCCCCCAGCACCACGATCAAACCGGTATAGATCATCGTGCGCGGCCGGATCAGCTTCATCGGCTTCGGCGTCTCGCCCCGGCCCAGCGCCGCCTGATTGGCGAAGGTGTCCCAGGTGATCAGCGATTTCGGACGATGCAGCTTCTCCATCACATTGTCGCAGGCATCGACGCACAACCCGCAATTGATGCATTCAAGCTGAATGCCGTCGCGGATGTCGATGCCGGTCGGGCAGACCTGGACGCATTGCGCGCAATCGACGCAATCGCCACGGCCCTCGAAGCTTTCGCCCTTGCGGTACTTGCCGCGGGTCTCGCCACGCCAGCCCTGATAGGTGACGGTGACGGTCTGGTCGTCGAGCATCGCGGCCTGGAATCGCGGCCAGGGGCACATATAGGTGCAGACCTGCTCGCGCGCCCAGCCGGCCAGGACATAGGTGGTGACGGTGAACAGCGCGAACATGCTGTAGGCCATGCCCGAGGCGCTGCCGGTCAGCAGTTCCACAGTCACGGTCGGCGCGTCGCGGAAATACATGATCCAGGCGCCACCGGTCAGGGCAGCGATCACCAGCCAGACCATATGCTTGGCGATCTTGCGCCCGGCCTTGCGGACGGTGAGCTTCGCCTTGTCATTGCGGATGCGCTCGGCGCGGTCGCCCTCGATCAGCCGTTCCACCCACATGAACAGATCGGTCCACACCGTCTGCGGGCAGGCATAACCGCACCACAGGCGGCCATAGAGGCTGGTCACCAGGAACAGCAGCACGGCGGCCAGGATCAGCAGGCCGGCCAGGTAGTAGATCTCATCGGGCCAGATTTCCAGATTGAAGAAATAGCCGCGACGACCTTCCATATCGAGAAGCAGGGCCTGATCGGGCCGGCCCGGTCCACGATCCCACCGCACCCAGGGCAGGATGTAATAGATGCCGAGCATCACCACCAGCAGTGCCCATTTGATCCGGCGGACCGGACCCTTCACCGCCTTGGGATAGACCTTCAGGCGGTTCGCGAACAATGCCGGCTGCGCGGTCTCTTCATGATGACCGTCGAGATCGATGCCGGAGGTGGACATGGTCCTGGCTCCTCGGAGAGGTCGGCCCGGCCGGCTTCTGATGAGCCGGCCGGGTGGGGGTGGTGCGAATTATTCGCCGCCACCCAGGCTGTGGACGTAAACGGCAAGCATGTTGATGGTGGCCTCGTCCAGGCGTCCGCCCCAGTTGGGCATCACGCCGTGGCGCGGCTGGGTGATCTGGCCGGCCACCTCGGCTTCGGTGCCGCCATAAAGCCAGAGCTGGTCGGCCAGGCTGGGTGCACCGAATTCGCGGTTGCCCTGGCCGTTATCGCCATGGCAGGCGGCGCAGTTGTCGGCGAACAGCGTCTGGCCCTGTTCCATCACCGCCGCGGCCGGGGTTGCCGCCCCCGACAAAGACAGAACAT comes from the Tistrella bauzanensis genome and includes:
- a CDS encoding FixH family protein, whose product is MARTADSLRPAAPNGTTATAPSRRSGWIPYVFVGGFLVVLAVNTTLIVNALDGFTGVVVEKPFERGLAYDKLIAASEAQAALGWTVAARVEPGAPANETDIALTLAGRDGPLVDPVIDARLQRPIDGEHVPLLAVPQVGAGAGDWRLVGPAVRAGQWDLHVIVTAGRDRHISTQRLWIDPADAAPAGTAPSDRE
- the ccoG gene encoding cytochrome c oxidase accessory protein CcoG, whose product is MSTSGIDLDGHHEETAQPALFANRLKVYPKAVKGPVRRIKWALLVVMLGIYYILPWVRWDRGPGRPDQALLLDMEGRRGYFFNLEIWPDEIYYLAGLLILAAVLLFLVTSLYGRLWCGYACPQTVWTDLFMWVERLIEGDRAERIRNDKAKLTVRKAGRKIAKHMVWLVIAALTGGAWIMYFRDAPTVTVELLTGSASGMAYSMFALFTVTTYVLAGWAREQVCTYMCPWPRFQAAMLDDQTVTVTYQGWRGETRGKYRKGESFEGRGDCVDCAQCVQVCPTGIDIRDGIQLECINCGLCVDACDNVMEKLHRPKSLITWDTFANQAALGRGETPKPMKLIRPRTMIYTGLIVVLGAVMLAQLLTRTRVDTTLIRDRAPLFVTLSDGSIRNGYTLKITNRRVEPASFAVMVDGPEGLKATVHLADGQELPADDVEVRGDGVGSLRMFVSMPRAIIPEEQTPLHVTVRNQTTGEEAHVDTMFVAPPSGADRTQRSNSVAPVQMP